From Triticum aestivum cultivar Chinese Spring chromosome 7B, IWGSC CS RefSeq v2.1, whole genome shotgun sequence:
CAGTGCCCACATTGTGTACTCTGTCACTGTGAGCTGCGAGTGCCATCGTGACATCATGCCAATGGCAAGGCAGATCAGAGCTTAAACTTATTTTCTGATCGGAGTAGGTTTTACACAATTTACAGAAGGCGTTGAAAGGAATATTGAAGAGGCTCATAATCTCTTGTTGTGCTAACATTTATTGAGTGCACTATCATGGTGTCTTGGATCCAAGATCAAGACGTGTAATGTTTCAGACACATTCAGAGAAGTCGACGACGTCACTGGTTGATCGGCAGCCCGTTCTCCTTCCAAGCAGAAAACCCTCCGGCGATGTCGGTCACGCCACTGAAGCCCTGAAAAAAGGTTGCATCACACGCATCACAGAGAGCAGTTTGTGAAACAGCAGCGATGATGAGATGGATTGCCATAATGCCATTGACGTGCTTACAGCGGAGCAGAGTTCGGCTGCTGCCATGAGAGATCTCCTGCCACTCTGGCATCCCTGGAGTTAAGTTTTGAGAATGTAGGGAGGATATGACAACTCAAATGAAAGCACAAAAAAAAAAAACGGAGTGTGTTACAGATGTGTGGAAGACGTACGATGATGATCTCGTCCTCTCTCCTGAATATCGCCGACACTTGCTCTAGAAAACCCGAGTTTTTCGCCATCCCTGCCAATGGAAATTTAAATTGTGTCAGCAGAGAAGGTAAACTTCATCCAGAAGGACATGCCCGCACCACTTTGAAGCCACTTGGGGTTTAGATGTGGCTAGTGAATAGTgatagaaaaaaaagaagaaattgCATCTCTGAAACTGGTTTGACAGCATCACAATATTATTCATTTATCGGCCGGCGTCCGAAAAATGCTCCTGATCATGGTGCCAAGCAACAATAAACAAAACCACTATTCGCGGCGCCAATAGAGACACCATAATTCACGTGCATTCACGTGTTGGTTCAGATTTATACACCTGCCCACTGACTGCAGCGCTGCCTACCCTGATTTGTCAGTGCGGATGTTCATATTCTGAAACCACTCTAGTCCAAAAATACAACACCTTTTGCGTTGGACTAGATGTTTAACTATAATTGATCTTGCTAACATTGGTCCCATATATTTCTTTCTATGATCACAAGAGGGAGCTTCACTGGAGTGAAGTGGGTTTGATTAATGACTTACCAGAGCCGGTGCTGTGCATGTAGGGGATGTTCACCGCTCCTGCCGGATGCCCGCCGCCGAACTCACCCTCCGTTCTGCAGACACAAGACATCAGCAAAACTGGTTTCGGATCGATGTAACGAATTCGTACAATTTACAATTTACATATTCGTTTTCTGTACAGTCTGCAGCGAACTGAATTTTTCTCTCTATCTGTTGACAGTACAGGGACCAGAGTGCAGAGGCGGCAGAGGCAGAGCAGGGATTAAGCAGGTGATTGTGTGGTTAAGCAGGTGACAGTATGTTTACCTGACGTCGAGGTAGCGGTGGCCGGCCAGCTGCAGCTCATAGGCGACGCGCACCGGCACCGACGGCGGCACGGCGGCCACCTCCGCATCGGCTTCCTTGGGGCCCAACGCCGCTCCAGTGCCGTATCTGCATCCAGAAGGAGGAACAATCTTTTAAGTAGACAGATAAAACCCTGACATTCGATCAGTCCCACCCGACCGATCACCCTGACCGACCTGACGGAGCCGAGCATCCTCCCGGCGGCGCACACCGGCCTCGCTCCCGCGGCTCCAAGCCGCCGCAGCCTGCAGGTCAGATCATTTGAGACGGAGCATGAAGCAGATCGGAACCCAAAGGATCCAGGATCGGTTGTATAGATGCCTACCCGCAGGTGGTGATGGCGAGGGGCGTGGGGTTGGCCAGGAGGTGCGCAGGGACGGAGACGCAGCGGGCGAAGAAGCAGGCCGACGCCATTTTATCTCTCGATCGTCTCGGTCGCGGCGTTCGTTTGGATCGATGTATTCTCCACCTCCTTGttcctcttcttgttcttgggGTCTCCGGAGGCGGACTGGGCACAATAAGCGGAAGGAACGGAGGAGGGTTTCCAAATGAAGTCCCTTCCTCTTCTTCGGTATACCTATGGAAATCTGGCTCCTATTTATTCGAGATTGGAGAAATCAATGGTACTAGTACAATATATACTGTAACAATAACATAAGAGGGCAGAAGGGAAACCGCGTGTTTTCTTGTCCATTCCAACGTTAACCTTGCACTTGCACATGGTTTGGCAAGACAGTTATACTATCGAGCTACTTGGTTTATGACAATGGTTGGTAGCAAGTGGGAAGGAAGCTGCACCAAGTAGGATGTCACAAACAAGACTCATATActtcagaagaaaaaaaactgcTTGAAATAGTCCTGAACATGTCCTCGGCGAGGTGGATGACCGTGACTGACTCGATCCGCATGACCGAATTTGTGGAGACATGCATCTCTACCCCTTAAGAGGCAGTAGGTAGGTCATTTCGTTCATTTGTTTCGGAATTCCGTAACGGATGCTCATTGCATCCAAGTGTCGCCGTTTCGCACACGGAGATCGAGTGATCGCTCGTCTCAGACCGGCCCCCTTAATGTTTCAGCGATCCTGGTTTCCGGAACTCTCTAGAGGTTTCTGGATGGGTTTTTTCCGGTTCTGGAAACGTTCTAGAAGATTCCTGAACCAGATTTGGTTTCTTCTTGTTACCTTTCTTTTTTGTTATCTTTTTCCTGTTTCTATTAtctacttttttcttttttctttttcttttttattttctcccatattcatttccttttcccaagtttaatttttgttttattttttcattttcctgTTTATTTTGTTCGAAAGTTTCAAATATTgttttgaatttcaaaaaatgttcttgttttagaATAAAAATCatagttttaaaaaaatgttcttgctttcaaatttttgttgaCATTTTCaaaagaaatcatctttcaagaaGTTCAGGAAATTCAAAAATGTTCTCATTTCCAATATATGTGTACATGCTTAAAAAAGAGACTAGCGGCCGGAGAAGGCAGGAGATTGGAACCGAAAGGATCCAGGATTGGTTGTATAGAGAGAGACTTACCTGCGGGTGGTGATGGCGAGGGGCGTGGGGATGGCCAGGAGGTGCGCGGGGACGGAGACGCAACGGGCGAAGAAGCAGGCTGACGCCATTGTATCTCTCCTCCTTGGATCAATGTGCTCTACTCCTTGTtcgtcttcttgttcttggggactCCGgagccggactgggcgggcacaaTGAAACGAATGAAGGAAGGAAGAAGAATTTCCAAATGAAGTTTCTCCCTCTTCTTCGGTATACCTATCGAAATGTGGCTCCTTGGATGCCTATTTGTTCGAGATTGGAGAAATCAATAGTACGTTTTGCCTGCTAGCTCATTTGAAACATATCGTTAAAGTAgttatctaaacgcttttatatttttttacagaGCGAGTACTAGTACAATATACTGAAGGAAAACCACGTGTTTTCTTGTCCATTCCAACGTTAACCTTGCATTTGCACATGGTTTGGGGAGACAGTTATACTACCGAGCTACTTGGTTTATGACGATGTTTGGTAGCAAGTGGGAAGGAAGATGCACCAAGTAGTCCTGAACATAGCATTCCTTCATTTTAGAGGCGTTGTGCACGCCTTTCTTCCTTCGGTTATAAGAAGAAATCGCGACCGACCTAGCCGCCGTCAACCACCTCAGCCTCCACCATAGATCGGTTCCCCCTCCACCGGCCAGCCTCGCCGGAGTGGGAAGGGGTGGGAAACCTGATCTATGAGTGGAGTTCCTAATAATAATAGTGTTTTCATTAGATTGGTTTAGGATTTTGGTAGTCGTCGTTTTCTTCTTTGGAGATGCCATCGTCTACAATAAGTAATCTTGATCCCTTTCTTCGACGACGGGATCTTCTTCCCGACGTCAATGGCGATGTTAGAAAATTACTTGTCTAGGTATGATTCTTCAGATCTCGCTTCGTCGGGTCGGTTCTGGATTTTTCCTCGTGGTCGCCGCTAGGAGGATTGATCTCGCAATATATGTCCCATCTGCTACGCCCTCGATAATGGTGATTCATACTCTCGGCTCCCAGTGACATTAACATGGCTATTTGGTATTTTGTCCCTGGAATATCCGTATTGGTACTTCTGTCAATGTTGGTTGGTTACTTTAATGGCTGCGTGTGTGCATCACAGCCTTGGTATTGCAGCTCAAATTAAAACTATGGAAGAATCCTTATTAGTATTTATAGGTCTGCGATTTGAGACCTTTGTTATTTTTCTACGGCTGCCGTCAGAAAAGTATAAGATTGTGTCATGAAAGAAGAAAAAGATTCGAGATCTCAAAGACTTGCTCGTTCTTTCTAGATTTTATTTTGTACTTGTTGTGGTCAGCTCATGGATCTTTACCGTGTACAATTCATTTCTATAAATATATAATGGTATTGATTGTCAAAAAAAAGGGAAAAGTCCAAACTAAACCTTGAAATTGTAGAcaaaagctaaatcaaaccctgaacttTGGATCCCGGAAATTGACACTCCGAACTTGTAACCCGGGTTTATTTTCGACCCTAGACCTGTTTGGCACAACGGGAATACTATAATCCCGTCCGGGATAATCAGCTACTCTCACGGACAAgaatttgggccggcccactataaCAGAACAAGAATTCGtgaagttcaaaaaatgttcacatatttctAAAATAGTTCAGAAgttaaaaaatgttcctgttttatattctttttcatgaattgaattcATTTTGTGTTTAAAAAAATATTGGAATGCTGAAATTCTATTCGCATTTTAAAAAACTTTTCGCTATTTAAAAAAATCACAtttgtcaaaaaatgttcagaattccaacagtttttcacatgctatgaaaaatgttttggattttcaaaattGTGTCACATTTTTTAATAATGTTTTTGGAATATCTTAAAtaatattttaaaaaaagtttcggATTGTTCGCCGTGGactcgactgggccggcccaccagacatAAAGCGAGTTTTTTTCACTTATCACGCGCCATAaatattctttttttttcttaGTGCGCGACGTAATAATTCCAAAAGAGAAAAACATGCCGTGGAGTCGAACTTGGGACCCAGCAGGGTTGACTTGATTTCGTTAGCCACTACACCAGATGACTATGACTTACATAATAAGAGGCCGAACATATTTAATCAGAAACCAAAGCATCGAACTTTGGAAAATAAATTAGATCAAACAAGTATTGAAAACGTATTTATTTTTGAGCAACTGCGCTACTGGGCCCGCCCGATTCAACAAATACCGGCGAAGTCCACTCAAGGTTTAAAATAGGTCGGGATTAGAGAGTTTGGTGTGCTGATTTCAGGTATTGAGAGTTCGGGGTTCGGTTTAGCTTTCGCCTACAAATTTAAGGTTTGTTTTATACTTTTTCCAAAAAAAAGTACTCTTGGAGGTGTCCTCAGCGAGATGGATGACCGTGACTAACTCGATCCGCATGACCCATTTTTTTGGAGAAATGCATATCCGTTGAAGCGAGGTTTGGTGCCGGGTAACAATAAGCGGAAGGAAGGGAGGAGGGTTTCCAAATGAAGTCCCTCCCTCTTGTTCGGTATACCTATGGAAATCTGGCTCCTTGGGCGCCTATTTATTCGAGATTGGAGAAATCGATGATACGTTTTGCCTGCTACTCGCTAGTACTAGTACAATATATACTGCAACAattagtagaacgcccgtgcgttgctacgggctatgcatataaataaataaataaatattaagGTTGTCTTTGTCGGCACCCTTGATCCCTCTAAACCCGTCACCAACTCTGGTGCTCGCGACTTTCTGCCTAGCCACACTTGAATATGTTAACCCCTGCCTTTCCTCCGTCGGCAATGACCCGATGTTATTGTTGTTCTTTTTCCTCCCGCCACTCCCTTTTTTTGTCC
This genomic window contains:
- the LOC123161343 gene encoding thiosulfate sulfurtransferase 16, chloroplastic; this encodes MASACFFARCVSVPAHLLANPTPLAITTCGLRRLGAAGARPVCAAGRMLGSVRYGTGAALGPKEADAEVAAVPPSVPVRVAYELQLAGHRYLDVRTEGEFGGGHPAGAVNIPYMHSTGSGMAKNSGFLEQVSAIFRREDEIIIGCQSGRRSLMAAAELCSAGFSGVTDIAGGFSAWKENGLPINQ